The Chitinivibrionia bacterium genome has a window encoding:
- a CDS encoding Txe/YoeB family addiction module toxin, producing the protein MKYIVLLDEKAKKDIAEHERSGNKAIVRKIESLLSELQIHPESGTGKPERLKFNKSGLWSRRISGEHRLIYAIEANIISIIVVSAKGHYE; encoded by the coding sequence ATGAAATACATTGTATTGCTTGACGAAAAAGCAAAAAAAGATATTGCTGAACACGAAAGAAGCGGAAATAAAGCAATCGTAAGAAAAATAGAAAGTTTGTTATCGGAATTACAAATCCACCCCGAAAGCGGAACAGGAAAACCGGAACGCTTGAAATTTAACAAATCCGGCTTGTGGTCTCGCAGGATAAGCGGAGAGCATCGGCTTATTTATGCTATTGAAGCAAATATAATAAGCATAATAGTTGTTTCGGCAAAAGGGCATTACGAATAA
- a CDS encoding glycosyltransferase, which produces MKKKLRKLVLRPYHYQVNQYISLMKTAYENSGFSVCKFNLKNLIECEFIALNFYENSIYTSKLLARALVLILLKLFGKKIIWTMHDKQQVVKKNRKNSMRFVKLQIALCDKIIIHSKISIDEIKAINSSEKILEKIIHIPHPNYIGVYGDIKHTNLPSDKLKLLHIGLIRPYKNVDLLIEAVSELNLPNLELFISGACDKNLQKCLLEKINGNAKITTDFRFIPDDEIAELISKHHLLALPYDSICSLNSGSAILAFSYAKSVICTLNGTLSDIEDKGLFWAYEYKNDEHKDVLKKQIKEVYDRFSGDFNELNAVGKKCFEYVAKHNSSQKISSVLKETF; this is translated from the coding sequence ATGAAAAAAAAACTGCGCAAACTTGTGCTTCGACCATATCACTATCAGGTTAATCAATACATATCGTTAATGAAAACAGCTTACGAAAACAGCGGGTTTTCGGTATGCAAATTTAATCTGAAAAATTTAATAGAATGCGAATTTATTGCGCTGAATTTTTATGAAAACTCAATATATACGTCAAAACTTCTCGCAAGAGCACTCGTGCTGATTTTATTAAAACTTTTCGGAAAAAAAATTATTTGGACTATGCACGACAAGCAACAAGTCGTAAAAAAGAATCGTAAAAACTCAATGCGTTTCGTGAAACTTCAGATAGCGCTTTGCGACAAAATCATAATTCACTCAAAAATCAGCATCGACGAAATAAAGGCAATAAATTCATCAGAAAAAATCCTCGAAAAAATAATACATATACCACACCCCAATTATATAGGCGTTTACGGCGACATAAAACATACAAATTTACCAAGCGACAAACTAAAATTATTGCACATCGGACTTATAAGACCCTACAAAAACGTCGATTTGCTGATAGAGGCGGTGAGCGAATTAAATCTGCCGAATTTGGAATTGTTTATAAGCGGCGCCTGCGACAAAAACCTGCAAAAATGCCTGCTCGAAAAAATAAACGGAAACGCTAAAATAACAACGGACTTCAGATTTATCCCCGACGACGAAATAGCAGAATTGATTTCAAAGCATCATTTGCTTGCTCTCCCCTACGACTCAATCTGCTCGCTAAATTCGGGAAGTGCGATATTGGCGTTTTCTTACGCAAAATCCGTAATTTGCACCCTAAACGGAACATTGTCCGACATCGAAGACAAAGGCTTATTTTGGGCGTACGAATATAAAAACGACGAACATAAAGACGTTCTGAAAAAGCAAATTAAAGAAGTTTACGACAGATTTAGCGGAGACTTCAACGAACTCAATGCTGTCGGAAAGAAATGCTTTGAATACGTCGCCAAGCATAATTCTTCACAGAAAATCAGTTCGGTGCTAAAAGAGACTTTTTAA
- a CDS encoding glycosyltransferase, which yields MAKKIYLANINSSGIVCGGLATQAKKTLSACREIGLPVEIYNTWETLKPQEVGAFHLFSSAFELFDLSRTLYQRNIPQLLSSIFYTRHPAWKIAGIRTITKFISRFDKGTNSVFDYDCAIMKNADLVMPNTSAELQQIQQLFKIPDNKITVVPNGVDKKFASATPDLFKKKYGDDNIILSVTMLGPERKNGLNLIKALGKIDHPSYIIGSFHTESDYGKQCKTELEKYPQIKYIGMMDHEDPMLASAYAAAKVFALPSWLETPGLASMEAALAGAEVITTAVGGTKDYFCENAIYIDPYSVNSIADGITTALNRNGNEQKKMKEFILNNFLWEKVAEKYSEIYRKYL from the coding sequence ATGGCGAAAAAAATATATTTAGCTAATATCAACTCTTCGGGGATTGTTTGCGGGGGACTTGCCACGCAGGCTAAAAAGACGCTGTCGGCTTGCCGCGAAATCGGGTTGCCCGTCGAAATATATAACACTTGGGAGACTTTAAAACCGCAAGAAGTCGGGGCGTTTCATCTTTTTTCGTCGGCTTTTGAATTATTCGACCTTTCGCGCACGCTTTACCAAAGAAATATTCCGCAGCTACTTTCGTCTATTTTTTACACCCGCCATCCTGCGTGGAAAATTGCAGGTATTCGCACAATTACAAAATTTATTTCGCGTTTTGATAAAGGAACAAATTCGGTTTTCGATTACGATTGCGCAATTATGAAAAACGCCGACTTGGTAATGCCAAATACAAGCGCAGAATTACAACAAATTCAGCAATTATTCAAAATCCCCGACAACAAAATAACGGTCGTTCCAAACGGCGTGGACAAAAAATTCGCAAGCGCAACCCCCGATTTATTCAAGAAAAAATACGGCGACGACAACATAATTCTGTCGGTCACAATGCTCGGACCCGAACGCAAAAACGGACTAAATCTCATAAAAGCGCTCGGAAAAATCGACCATCCGTCGTATATTATCGGCTCGTTTCACACCGAAAGCGATTACGGAAAACAGTGCAAAACCGAATTGGAGAAATATCCGCAGATAAAATACATAGGAATGATGGATCACGAAGACCCGATGCTTGCAAGCGCATACGCGGCGGCAAAGGTTTTTGCGCTCCCCTCGTGGCTCGAAACACCCGGACTTGCAAGTATGGAAGCGGCTTTGGCGGGCGCCGAAGTCATAACAACAGCCGTAGGCGGCACCAAAGATTATTTTTGCGAAAATGCAATTTACATAGACCCATATTCCGTAAATTCCATTGCCGACGGAATAACAACCGCGCTAAACCGCAACGGCAACGAGCAAAAAAAGATGAAAGAATTTATTCTGAATAACTTTTTATGGGAAAAAGTCGCCGAGAAATACAGCGAAATTTACAGGAAATATTTGTAA
- a CDS encoding glycosyltransferase → MDCPKISIITPVFNGAKTISDTLASVSMQSYKNIEHIIVDGLSTDKTIDIVKKYENKNMKIISEPDSGVYDALNKGVKLASGDIIGILHSDDLYADKDVVSKISEHFSDISTDGVYTDLVYVQKKDTNKIFRHWESCDFCPDLLKKGWMPPHPTVFLRKSIYEKLGDFDTSYKIAADYDFMLRIFSTGANLKYLHFISYKMRAGGMTNRSISNIICKSRENLRTFKKYNIGSFSALFYKNFSKVEQFF, encoded by the coding sequence ATGGATTGTCCGAAAATTTCGATAATTACGCCTGTTTTTAACGGCGCAAAAACTATTTCAGATACATTAGCATCTGTTTCAATGCAGTCATATAAAAACATTGAACATATAATTGTCGATGGATTAAGCACAGATAAAACAATTGACATTGTAAAAAAGTATGAAAATAAAAATATGAAAATTATTTCGGAACCCGACAGCGGAGTGTATGATGCTCTGAATAAAGGCGTTAAACTTGCTTCGGGCGACATTATCGGTATCCTGCATTCGGACGATTTGTATGCCGATAAAGATGTCGTATCTAAAATATCCGAGCATTTTTCGGATATTTCTACAGACGGAGTTTATACCGATTTGGTTTATGTTCAAAAAAAAGATACAAATAAAATTTTCAGGCATTGGGAAAGTTGTGATTTTTGTCCCGACTTATTGAAAAAGGGATGGATGCCGCCTCACCCGACTGTGTTTTTGCGAAAATCAATATACGAAAAGCTCGGAGATTTTGATACTTCCTATAAAATAGCGGCAGATTATGATTTTATGTTGCGAATATTTTCTACCGGCGCCAATCTTAAATATTTACATTTTATTTCTTATAAAATGCGAGCGGGCGGAATGACAAATCGAAGCATTTCTAATATTATTTGCAAAAGCAGAGAGAATTTAAGAACGTTCAAAAAATACAATATCGGAAGTTTCAGCGCATTGTTTTATAAAAATTTCTCAAAAGTTGAGCAGTTTTTTTGA